One genomic window of Haloarchaeobius salinus includes the following:
- a CDS encoding archaemetzincin family Zn-dependent metalloprotease encodes MLVDIVPVGDVSAAVKRAASEGLRSVYDCDVTIHEPQPLPSDAYDQNRKQYSAEEFIQLAEQVGTGEKNIGITPKDLFYRRRNYVFGLAYLDGSGSVVSTYRLQTSSDGGFSNRSSEDIFEDRIRKEIVHEIGHTMGLEHCDNKRCVMNFSPTVREVDVKEENLCGTCQRKVL; translated from the coding sequence ATGCTCGTCGACATCGTCCCCGTCGGGGACGTCTCCGCCGCCGTCAAGCGTGCGGCTTCGGAGGGACTCAGGTCGGTGTACGACTGTGACGTGACGATCCACGAGCCACAGCCGCTCCCGAGCGACGCGTACGACCAGAACAGGAAGCAGTACTCCGCCGAGGAGTTCATCCAGCTCGCGGAGCAGGTCGGGACGGGCGAGAAGAACATCGGCATCACGCCGAAGGACCTGTTCTATCGCCGGCGGAACTACGTGTTCGGCCTCGCCTACCTCGACGGGAGCGGGAGCGTCGTCTCGACGTACCGGCTCCAGACCTCCAGCGACGGCGGCTTCTCGAACCGCAGCTCCGAGGACATCTTCGAGGACCGTATCCGCAAGGAGATCGTCCACGAGATCGGCCACACGATGGGCCTCGAACACTGCGACAACAAGCGCTGTGTGATGAACTTCTCCCCGACGGTCCGCGAGGTCGACGTGAAGGAGGAGAACCTCTGTGGGACCTGCCAGCGGAAGGTCCTGTAG
- a CDS encoding UPF0146 family protein, whose protein sequence is MVPDSTPALVDRLARFERVVEVGVGNRADVASGLAERGVSVTATDVHDRPVPPGVRFVRDDVTDPDPSVYADAEAVYALNCPPELQRAVAAVAREAGAACFLTTLGGDPTAVPATPEMLPGDTLFVVDDGPGRR, encoded by the coding sequence GTGGTCCCCGACTCGACCCCCGCGCTGGTCGATCGACTCGCCCGCTTCGAGCGGGTCGTCGAGGTGGGTGTGGGCAACCGGGCCGACGTGGCCAGCGGACTCGCCGAACGGGGTGTCTCCGTCACCGCGACGGACGTCCACGACCGACCGGTTCCCCCCGGCGTACGCTTCGTCCGCGACGACGTCACCGACCCCGACCCGTCGGTGTACGCCGACGCCGAGGCCGTCTACGCGCTGAACTGCCCGCCCGAGCTGCAGCGCGCTGTCGCCGCGGTCGCCCGCGAGGCCGGGGCCGCCTGCTTTCTCACCACGCTCGGCGGCGACCCCACGGCGGTTCCGGCGACGCCCGAGATGCTTCCGGGCGACACCCTGTTCGTCGTCGACGACGGACCCGGACGACGGTGA
- a CDS encoding TIGR01548 family HAD-type hydrolase, with protein sequence MQVDTVVLDVDGVLVDVSDSYRRAIVDAVEHVYGETIDRADVQAFKDAEGFNNDWELTYAAALFVLAKREGLELTLEEFTGEIREHGGGLEAAELVVGSEVGAKALDAVHGAWDTERLRDVFQQLYLGSDRYRELEGGEPDMDHAGYIEDEPIIATPETVETLTANWNVGIVTGRPAAEADIALERVGLDVPDEHRFTMDDWEAGKPDPHALVTLAERFESDSLVFVGDTIDDVQTARNAAAEDGSREYHAVGVLSGGLSGVSGKEKFVAYGAEAILDDVTLLPDLLET encoded by the coding sequence ATGCAGGTGGACACGGTCGTCCTCGACGTCGACGGCGTGCTCGTCGATGTCTCCGACTCCTACCGGCGTGCCATCGTGGACGCCGTCGAGCACGTCTACGGCGAGACAATCGACCGTGCGGACGTGCAGGCGTTCAAGGACGCCGAGGGGTTCAACAACGACTGGGAGCTGACGTACGCGGCCGCGCTGTTCGTCCTCGCGAAACGGGAGGGACTCGAACTCACCCTCGAGGAGTTCACCGGCGAGATACGCGAACACGGCGGCGGGCTCGAGGCGGCCGAGCTCGTCGTCGGCAGCGAGGTCGGCGCGAAGGCGCTCGACGCCGTCCACGGGGCGTGGGACACCGAGCGCCTGCGGGACGTGTTCCAGCAGCTCTACCTCGGCAGCGACCGCTACCGCGAGCTCGAGGGCGGCGAGCCGGACATGGACCACGCGGGCTACATCGAGGACGAGCCCATCATCGCCACTCCCGAGACAGTCGAGACGCTGACGGCGAACTGGAACGTCGGTATCGTCACCGGCCGCCCCGCCGCCGAGGCCGACATCGCGCTGGAGCGTGTGGGCCTCGACGTCCCCGACGAGCACCGCTTCACGATGGACGACTGGGAGGCCGGCAAGCCCGACCCCCACGCGCTCGTCACGCTCGCCGAGCGCTTCGAGTCGGACTCGCTCGTCTTCGTCGGCGACACCATCGACGACGTCCAGACCGCACGCAACGCCGCCGCCGAGGACGGCAGCCGCGAGTACCACGCCGTCGGCGTGCTCAGCGGCGGCCTCTCCGGCGTCTCCGGCAAGGAGAAGTTCGTCGCCTACGGTGCGGAGGCCATCCTCGACGACGTGACGCTCCTGCCCGACCTGCTGGAGACGTAA